Proteins encoded by one window of Terriglobales bacterium:
- a CDS encoding TIM barrel protein has product MENDRVGEIVFRSLDKLKIEIPSWGFANTGTRFGKFIQLAAATCIEEKFSDAAEVNRLTGVCPTLALHVEWDLPNGLRDVAKVQKLAEKYGVLPGSINPNVFQDQEYKYGSLGNPDPDIRRKALNHILECVEIADALGSRDISPWFADGSNYPGTQSIRKRIEWFEEGLKEVHAALHPRQRLLIEYKPFEPAFYHTDIADWGMALVLARNAGPQAFVLVDTGHHYQSQNIEQIVAWLLHQDMLGGFHFNDRRYADDDLTLGSIDPYQVFRIFHELLVQEWETGTPPDVAFMIDQSHNLKGKIEAMIQTVCVAQELYARAALVDHDHLADLQDPCSLIEAEECFRSAFWQDVRPLVREWRQARRLPQDPLQAFTESGYLERAIKDRRERNVGAVASYA; this is encoded by the coding sequence ATGGAGAACGACAGGGTGGGCGAGATCGTCTTCCGATCCTTAGACAAGCTGAAAATCGAGATTCCCTCGTGGGGCTTCGCTAACACTGGAACGCGCTTCGGCAAATTCATTCAATTGGCCGCGGCTACTTGTATCGAGGAAAAATTCAGTGATGCTGCCGAGGTCAATCGTCTCACGGGCGTGTGCCCGACCCTGGCCCTGCACGTTGAATGGGACCTGCCCAATGGTTTGCGCGACGTAGCGAAAGTCCAGAAGCTTGCGGAAAAGTATGGTGTGCTTCCGGGCTCGATCAATCCAAATGTATTCCAGGATCAGGAATATAAATACGGATCGCTGGGCAACCCCGATCCCGACATTCGCCGCAAAGCACTGAATCACATTCTTGAGTGCGTCGAGATCGCCGATGCTCTGGGCAGTCGCGACATCTCGCCTTGGTTTGCTGACGGATCTAACTATCCTGGAACGCAGAGTATTCGCAAACGAATTGAATGGTTCGAAGAAGGACTGAAAGAAGTTCATGCCGCGCTGCATCCCAGGCAACGTCTTTTAATCGAATACAAACCCTTTGAGCCGGCTTTCTACCACACAGATATTGCTGACTGGGGCATGGCACTGGTTCTCGCCAGGAATGCAGGGCCACAAGCCTTTGTTCTTGTCGATACTGGGCATCACTATCAATCACAAAACATCGAGCAGATCGTTGCCTGGCTACTACACCAGGATATGCTGGGCGGATTCCATTTCAATGATCGCCGCTACGCCGATGACGACCTGACTCTAGGCTCCATCGATCCATACCAGGTCTTTCGCATATTTCACGAGCTTCTGGTTCAAGAATGGGAAACCGGAACGCCTCCTGATGTTGCCTTCATGATCGATCAAAGCCACAATTTGAAAGGCAAGATCGAGGCCATGATTCAAACGGTGTGCGTCGCACAAGAGCTGTATGCGAGAGCGGCTCTGGTTGATCATGATCACTTGGCCGATCTGCAGGATCCCTGCTCGTTGATAGAAGCTGAGGAATGTTTTCGAAGCGCGTTTTGGCAGGACGTTCGTCCGCTTGTCCGTGAGTGGCGACAGGCGCGCCGGCTACCTCAAGACCCGCTGCAGGCGTTCACGGAAAGCGGATACCTGGAGCGAGCTATCAAAGATCGTCGTGAGCGCAACGTGGGGGCAGTAGCGTCGTACGCGTAG
- a CDS encoding family 78 glycoside hydrolase catalytic domain — protein sequence MTSKYDCRATLRFAFNIFFLAISTIAAATTGKPTQLRCDSLVTPLGVDDMQPLLSWQLQDNRLGAKQTAYEIQVASQSSRLGVDKADIWDSGRIASDQSVNVQYAGPVLQATKRYFWRVKVWDIDGKLYPASDVSWWETGLFDAGNWRAKWIGYEEPEHQALRQANASWISNPGSDDAKASGDTHHNFRFLADVPAKFRHADLFVTGEDTAAAWINGKAVLEAKPLPPWNQAPWKTYTKVDISSALHSGNNLLAIDVIHYARNNQPPNANSSRAPMSATICVQLSDGTFHTFKTGDAGWKATLNASGNWFISDFDDSSWAQAVPYAPPQSAFDTGDLGHPWPTEPVKYLRHSFSAQKPIRSARLYVTALGAYEIHLNGARIGDQILAPGWMDFREHVPYQTYDVTAQLKSGQNAIAAYLAPGWYTTPLQWYRQGYNYGSTPEALKAQLGIEYSDGTIDWVSTDGTWKADISPITFAEIYDGETYDARRAQAGWDTASFADSRWHPVQFITPKEPQIVWQYFQPIRVERTVSAKSLSSPKPGVYVFDFGQNLSGIPHLRVQGPAGTDVQLRFAEVLNPDGTLYVENLRTAKATDQFILRGNGIEEYQPRFTFHGFRYAEISGLPIKPGLNALQAVVIHTDAPFTAELRTSSDMLNKLWSNILWGQRSNFVGVPTDCPQRDERLGWSADAQVFWRTASYNMDLTEFSKKYSADLHGTQIGTPMYGIFAPGTLTPNSGYGTGWSDAGVIIPWTGWIQYGSKRTIEQNWEGMEKYLDAIQADNPDFLWKKNYGIAFGDWLSPEGPTPEDLIATVYWAYDVTLMREMAHALGKSENEQKYGALFDKIKEAFNKAYVRPDGFVGGVAPPPVFASGTARKLSDEPVDTQTSYVLALHMNLLPQELRAVAAKRLVDKIQANGWRLNTGFLGTPYLLEVLADTGHVDVAYRLLLNTEYPSWGYLVEHGATTMWERWNGDEMRGDPSMNSYNHYAYGAVAEWIYRYAAGIDTTPSDPGFHTIVLHPTFDPRLQDLDFSYDSPYGKIRSTWSRSGKTVSWKITIPPNSKAQLAVAAEMADSYSIDGRPLTRSPKALRLDIEGTPYELQAGTYSFTIE from the coding sequence TTGACTTCAAAATACGATTGTAGGGCTACTCTTCGATTTGCTTTCAACATCTTCTTTCTTGCGATCTCGACCATCGCGGCTGCGACAACGGGTAAGCCTACACAATTGCGATGTGACTCGCTGGTCACACCATTAGGCGTCGATGATATGCAACCCTTACTCTCCTGGCAGTTGCAGGATAACCGTCTTGGCGCAAAACAAACTGCGTACGAGATTCAGGTTGCCAGTCAGAGTTCAAGGTTGGGAGTGGACAAAGCAGACATTTGGGACAGCGGACGCATCGCATCTGATCAATCTGTCAATGTGCAATACGCAGGTCCAGTACTGCAAGCCACTAAACGTTACTTCTGGAGAGTCAAAGTGTGGGATATAGATGGAAAACTATATCCGGCGAGTGATGTGAGCTGGTGGGAGACCGGCCTCTTCGACGCAGGCAATTGGCGCGCGAAGTGGATCGGATACGAAGAGCCTGAACATCAAGCACTGCGACAAGCAAATGCTTCCTGGATCAGCAATCCTGGAAGCGATGACGCCAAGGCATCGGGCGACACGCATCATAACTTCCGGTTCTTAGCCGACGTTCCCGCAAAGTTTCGCCATGCAGATCTCTTTGTAACTGGTGAAGACACTGCAGCAGCTTGGATCAACGGCAAAGCAGTTCTCGAAGCAAAACCGTTGCCGCCGTGGAACCAGGCTCCCTGGAAGACCTACACGAAAGTCGATATCAGCTCAGCGCTGCACAGCGGCAACAATCTTCTGGCCATCGATGTAATTCACTATGCCAGGAACAACCAGCCGCCGAATGCAAATAGCAGTCGAGCGCCAATGAGCGCAACAATTTGCGTCCAATTAAGCGATGGCACTTTCCACACTTTCAAAACCGGCGATGCCGGATGGAAAGCAACGCTCAACGCAAGCGGCAACTGGTTTATTTCGGATTTCGATGACAGCTCCTGGGCTCAGGCTGTGCCCTATGCTCCACCGCAAAGTGCTTTTGACACCGGCGATCTCGGTCACCCGTGGCCGACGGAACCAGTAAAATATTTGCGGCATTCCTTCTCGGCGCAAAAGCCCATCCGCTCCGCGCGACTCTATGTGACGGCGTTGGGCGCCTATGAAATTCACTTAAACGGTGCACGCATTGGCGACCAGATTCTTGCTCCCGGCTGGATGGATTTCAGAGAGCACGTGCCCTATCAGACTTACGACGTGACTGCTCAATTGAAATCCGGACAGAACGCAATCGCAGCGTACCTGGCGCCCGGCTGGTATACCACCCCGCTGCAGTGGTACAGGCAAGGGTACAACTACGGCAGCACTCCTGAGGCTCTGAAGGCTCAACTCGGAATCGAATACAGTGACGGCACCATCGATTGGGTGAGTACTGACGGCACGTGGAAGGCTGACATTTCGCCCATCACATTTGCGGAGATTTACGATGGCGAAACTTACGACGCGCGGCGAGCACAAGCGGGATGGGACACTGCATCATTCGCCGACTCGCGCTGGCATCCTGTTCAGTTTATTACTCCGAAAGAACCTCAGATTGTTTGGCAATATTTCCAACCCATTCGCGTGGAGAGAACGGTCTCTGCCAAATCTCTTAGTAGTCCCAAACCGGGGGTGTATGTCTTTGACTTTGGGCAAAATCTCTCCGGCATTCCTCATCTTCGCGTGCAAGGGCCGGCAGGCACCGACGTTCAGCTTCGATTTGCCGAAGTCTTGAATCCTGACGGTACTTTGTATGTAGAGAATTTACGGACAGCAAAAGCAACCGATCAGTTCATCTTGAGGGGCAACGGAATCGAAGAATACCAACCGCGATTTACGTTCCACGGATTCCGATATGCCGAAATCAGCGGGTTGCCAATCAAGCCCGGACTGAATGCACTTCAAGCTGTCGTAATCCACACCGATGCGCCCTTCACCGCTGAGCTCCGAACCAGCAGCGACATGCTCAACAAACTATGGAGCAACATCCTGTGGGGTCAGCGCTCAAACTTCGTCGGAGTGCCAACCGACTGCCCGCAGCGAGACGAACGTCTTGGATGGTCAGCCGACGCACAAGTGTTTTGGCGGACTGCCTCCTACAACATGGATCTGACGGAGTTTTCCAAAAAGTATTCCGCCGATCTGCATGGAACGCAAATCGGAACTCCCATGTATGGCATCTTCGCTCCCGGAACACTCACGCCGAATTCGGGGTACGGCACAGGTTGGAGCGATGCCGGAGTAATCATTCCGTGGACAGGATGGATTCAATACGGCAGCAAGCGAACCATTGAACAGAACTGGGAAGGCATGGAGAAATACCTTGATGCCATTCAGGCCGACAATCCCGATTTCCTTTGGAAGAAAAACTATGGCATCGCATTCGGTGACTGGCTTTCGCCGGAAGGTCCTACTCCCGAAGATCTGATTGCGACGGTCTACTGGGCTTACGACGTAACGCTCATGCGAGAGATGGCGCACGCGTTAGGCAAGAGTGAAAATGAACAGAAATACGGCGCTCTGTTCGACAAGATCAAAGAAGCGTTTAACAAAGCCTACGTTCGTCCAGACGGATTCGTGGGCGGCGTTGCACCGCCGCCGGTTTTTGCCTCGGGGACGGCAAGGAAGTTGAGCGATGAGCCGGTCGACACTCAAACCAGCTATGTGCTTGCCTTGCACATGAATCTCCTACCTCAAGAACTCCGGGCAGTAGCGGCGAAGAGGCTTGTAGATAAAATTCAAGCGAATGGATGGCGCTTGAATACTGGATTTCTCGGCACACCTTATCTCCTTGAAGTATTGGCCGACACGGGCCATGTCGATGTCGCTTACCGCCTGCTGCTGAACACGGAGTACCCATCGTGGGGATACCTTGTCGAACACGGCGCGACCACGATGTGGGAACGGTGGAACGGAGATGAAATGCGCGGTGATCCCAGCATGAACTCCTACAATCACTACGCATATGGAGCAGTGGCCGAATGGATCTACCGCTACGCTGCTGGAATCGACACTACTCCTTCCGATCCTGGTTTCCATACCATTGTGCTGCACCCGACGTTCGATCCACGATTGCAGGATCTCGATTTCAGCTACGATTCCCCATATGGGAAGATTCGTTCAACATGGTCGCGCTCTGGAAAGACCGTTTCGTGGAAGATCACCATTCCTCCAAATAGCAAAGCTCAGTTGGCAGTCGCGGCGGAAATGGCGGATTCCTACTCAATTGACGGACGGCCATTGACGCGCAGTCCGAAAGCGCTCCGGCTGGACATCGAAGGAACGCCTTATGAACTTCAGGCGGGAACGTATTCGTTCACGATTGAATAA